GTTTACCTTTCTTACATGTCTGTAGAGAATTCtgataaatatatttaaaaaaaagcaatccgCCTCACCTGTTCTAAACTTCACTGTTACAGTGCTGAATATTAACAATGAGCTCAATGAAACGTCAATAAATGTGACTGACTGAGGCCAAGAAATTCATTACAGCACTCGGTCAGTGTGCTAATTTAAAATGCAACGCATTCCCAACACCACTCAGGTGTTAAACAGAACCGTAACAGAACTGACTGACCAGATTAGTTAGtccaaacaacaacacaatccGCTGAAACACTCAGAAGCCGGAGCGACGGACGGCAAACAGAGTCTGTTTAAAGAGCCTGAAAATCACTTTGCTGTGGCACCTGGCCGTGTTTGTTACAGGCGGCCCGGAACATGACAGGCAGACGCCGACTGAATGAAATGCAGCTTGGCAgaaacatcactgaatcatCAGGTAATTAGTGCCGTAAATCTGCTAATGAGAAACACACGAGGCGCTTCAGACATGTGCTGCGATTAATCAGTCTGGGATGAATGCGGCGAATGCGATCTACTGAAATACTTTTGagtttttccactgaaaatgaATACATCCTGCTCCAGTACAGCCCACACCATGACTAATTTATGGACTGAGCGAGGAAAAACGAGCTACAGCGAACTGCTGGAGGAATCCGTTGGAACGAAATCCAATCGGGCCTCCCTATAAATCCCAAAAGGAGCCATTACACAATCTCCAAAATGGCATTAAAAAGCATAATAATCAGCAACTTTATGAGAGATGAGTAAAATTCCCCTCCGGGCCGACTCACCTTTGGTTCTCGGTGAGGTTAAGATGGCGTTTAATGTCCAGCAGGGCTTCCTTCAGGAAGGTCAGCCTCTTGACTTCATGCTGCTGGCACTGGTCAAACACCTGCTCCATGCTCTCCATGTACTGCGGAGTGCACTtgttcagctcctccagagacTTCTCATACTTTTCTTTAGCCTGGAAGcaaaggaggagaaacacactTCTCAGTGAGGCTTTTAAAGGAGATGCAGCTTCTCCCTGCGTAGAGGCTCAGAAGCAAAGTTTAAACGGTACTTTAAGGTGATCCAACAGCAGAATTGGATAGAGTTGTTTCTCGCATGGATGGAGGGGCGCGTGCCGCAGTACTTATGCTCTAAAACTCGGTTCTTATCAGAAAAAACATCACATTAATTACACGAAAGCCTTCAAATTGTAAGAATCTTTTGTTagaaaacaatttaaaatggACTTAGTCAAAAGACTGATCAATCTGCCCGATCGATGGCTATTTAAACGTCGGCCACGCCGCCAAGAAACTGCAGCTACGGAAACCAGACTGCAAAAGCAAGATAAGGGACTTAATGTGGACACGAATATGTCTTACATCTACAGATAAACGTGACAAATCTATTTGGAAAACCAGGTTTTCTGAATGTGTCGAGCATGAATATCAGAGTAAAAGTAGCTTTTTTATAAACCCACACAATTGTGCCTTTATCTGCTCTTCATTAGAATAAACCACACATTCACCTTCTGCATGTCCTGTTTGCATTTGTCCACTTTCTCGTGGAGTTTCTTCTGCTGGTCCGGCGTAACAGACGCCTCGGTCTTGCCGTTGGCCTCCCGGGTGGCGGCCAGCTTCTCCTCCTTACAGGCCATGTGGTAGCTTTTCTTAGCCGTCTCCATCTGCAGGTTCAAACGCGAGCGTTCAGTTAGTGTGGCAGATTCGCATGATCGGATCTGACCAAAGAAAATCTGTCGAGTTGAAAGACAAAGGATGGACTTGCTAATTCAATCATATTTTGATTCTGAATATTAAAATTCGCTACAGAACAATGCGACATgttcatgaaaaatgttttgctgtaatgcaaaagaaagaaaagccagGCTTTTATCTGCTGGGACTTCAGTCCTCTCATACAGTATGATAGAGGAGTGGCCTGAGCTAGATGTAACCAGACAGCCTCCGTTAACCCATCATGACCTGGAGGAACATGTGATCGGCTCTGCCTTTACAGACTTGGCCGAACGACATTTTATACGTTATCTTTTCAAAATCTGAAGGGATAAACCTGCGGTGGTATTGTTAGATATTGTTTCCTGGTAATTTGAACAGCATTTACTTCTGCTGGCTGAAATAATAGAGTTAAAGATGAGGACAATGTGCCAGGATTACCCTGGGTGGAGGCACAGACGGCGTGATGGAGAAGCTCCAGGATTGGTCTCCAGATAAAACCACTGGTGCAACCTGCCTCGCTTCGAAGACTCACTCAAACAAAGACGCTGATTTCTTCATTGAGGCTTTTCTTGACACGCATACGCATCAAACCCAATCATCAAGGTTAGGACTATTTTTAGAAATTGAATGTTAAAGCGTTCCTCAATGCTATCTGCATGCTTGGTGCAGATCCGAACCAGTGCTGTGAgttcttttaacattttttattgAACGTCATAAAGTCTTCTGAagtcaaaatattagaaaataaTCAGAAATCAGAAAGCTTGGTGGGCCAATGCCAGTCAAAGTctcagaaaacaagaaacatcTCAAAAATCTCAAATCTCTACGAAGGAAAAAGGATTTTATTCAACCAATATGCATTATAACACTAAAGCCAGAAGCCCTTCCTCTGCAGGGTCTTCCTCACCTCTTTCAGCTTCTTGGCCCACGGTTTCTGAGCCTTCTTGAAGCCTTCCTCTGCCTCCTTGGCCTCTTTGAAGCCACCGATCATTTGCTTGTGATACGCCTCCTTCTGCCAGTTCTTCACTTTCTCGATGTCCTCGTTCAGGAGGTTGTTCTTCACGTCTTGGTGCAGCTCGCTCACCTTCTCGGCCTCCGTCATGACGGCCAGCCAGGctctctccacagagccgtATTGCGGCCCTGCCAAGATTCATTTGACCAAAATTAAAAGAATCAAAAGGAAACACGGCGTTCGCTGCATTCACGTGCAAAAAGCTACGTCTGGTGTCGGCTCTTCCTCGCTGGCTGACCTTTCTCGATGAGTTGCCTCCATCTCTTGGACCAGGCGGTGAGCTGATCGCCGTAGGCCTTCTCTATCTTGGCACGTTCTCCCAGGCAGTTCATCAGTTCGTTGCAGAGCTGATGGCCGTCATTGAATCTCTTGACGGCACGTTTATAATTCCCCACCTGAGAACAGAGAGAAGTGACTGAAGGAGTGACGCTGCAGAACATTAAAGCTTATTAAAACACGTGCATACGTGCAAAACGCTGCAGTAATTTTGAAAAGATCATTTCTCTGCGAGTGATTTCTACACTCGTAACTTATAAACTATAACGATTCGAGCAACTTTAAGAGCATAATAGTGATGATTATGGCATAACCACAGAAAAACCAACTGATCTTATGGAATATCTTATATTGTAAGTTACTGTATTTGAGATTTAATTGCAAGGTAATTGTAAAAGTAAATTTGTAAAgaataaaaccaaaaatgactgaaacttTCTGTGAAACTGAAATGTTCTGTAAACATGAACATGAGTGAAGTAAGACTGGATCAGACACTCCTTTGCAGATTTATTGACTGTTGACTGCAGGTTGTGTTATTTACACGACGGACATCAACTAAGCAGACATTTCAGACCCAGACAGACGACGGATTCAGGCGCATCTCGTTTGCCACATGTTGCGTTGTCTTCGTCTGACCAGCATCTCAGCATTCTCAGCTATTTTCCCTTCAAAAATCATTTCCCTGCATTTTCTTTCACATCTCTCCACCTTAAGTGAGActgccttaaaaaaaagaagaagaagaagaagctgtgcCAGGCTGTGTGGCTCCACCTCTCCggtgcctgcagggggcgtgaGCTCATGGTGCATGATGAAGGGagggcagtgggggggggggttactcGTGCCTGTGCATGTGTAGTTATGCAATGACATgggcttgtgtttgtgtgtgtgtgtacatggatgtgtgtgtatgttagcCCGAACTGTGACGGCTTTAATCCTCTTGAGTGGTGTAATGCAGTCAGACAAATTCTCAGGGATGGATGACGAGGTGGAGACAGAAATACCACAGACCGActgcatacgtgtgtgtgtgtgcagaggccGTGGATGCATGCAGTCgtatgcagcagcagcagcagcatcacacaGACGGCGCTCACGCAGAGCTTGTCTGACATGTTTGCAGGCTTGCAGAgc
The DNA window shown above is from Salarias fasciatus chromosome 20, fSalaFa1.1, whole genome shotgun sequence and carries:
- the LOC115407570 gene encoding protein kinase C and casein kinase substrate in neurons protein 1, with the translated sequence MSGSYDECAVADDTMDSFWEVGNYKRAVKRFNDGHQLCNELMNCLGERAKIEKAYGDQLTAWSKRWRQLIEKGPQYGSVERAWLAVMTEAEKVSELHQDVKNNLLNEDIEKVKNWQKEAYHKQMIGGFKEAKEAEEGFKKAQKPWAKKLKEMETAKKSYHMACKEEKLAATREANGKTEASVTPDQQKKLHEKVDKCKQDMQKAKEKYEKSLEELNKCTPQYMESMEQVFDQCQQHEVKRLTFLKEALLDIKRHLNLTENQSYATIYRELERTILAANTQEDLKWFSNNHGPGMHMNWPAFEEYNPDAAAAPPKKKKPDGAPPTPSTDHVAPPGDRSSVSSYDKNQAYSTEWSDDEQPAAYSGNENGGNGNSFEDDSSTGRGVRVRALYDYDGQEQDELSFKAGDELTKTEDEDEQGWCRGRLDNGREGLYPANYVEPI